One genomic region from Chitinophagales bacterium encodes:
- a CDS encoding type II toxin-antitoxin system VapC family toxin, with amino-acid sequence MIDTNVVSDYFSFTLPDSGMKFMDKVVDEVPKLSIISQIELLCWKTEKSTTQKVKSFIADSLILDISQGVINHCVEIRKNRKIKTPDAIIAGTALDKSFILLTRNTKDFQGIPGLDVLNPHEL; translated from the coding sequence ATGATTGATACCAATGTGGTTTCTGATTATTTCTCTTTCACCCTGCCTGATTCCGGCATGAAGTTTATGGATAAGGTTGTTGACGAAGTTCCAAAACTGTCTATCATATCACAAATTGAGCTGCTTTGTTGGAAAACTGAAAAATCCACAACACAAAAAGTTAAAAGCTTTATTGCTGATAGTTTGATTTTGGACATATCGCAGGGTGTTATCAATCATTGCGTTGAAATTCGAAAAAATAGAAAAATCAAAACACCAGATGCTATTATTGCCGGAACTGCCTTAGACAAAAGCTTTATCTTGCTTACAAGAAACACAAAAGACTTTCAAGGCATACCGGGTTTAGATGTATTAAACCCACATGAATTATAA
- the gldD gene encoding gliding motility lipoprotein GldD codes for MNQNNAILVITAFFLALSACQETSYTPKPKGYFKIDLPEKKYRLFNPSDCPFQFEVPHYSKVVRDTTFFNEATAYPCWMNIDFKSQGGKIHLSYRPVDNRDTLRKLIDDSHKLTFKHSIKADYIDEMQIHNKRNNVSGILYQVGGNAASNIQFYVSDDSAHFIRGALYFPVEPNEDSLAPVIDFIKADILHMLESMKWKE; via the coding sequence GTGAACCAAAATAACGCAATACTAGTAATTACAGCCTTTTTTTTAGCATTAAGCGCATGCCAGGAAACTTCCTACACCCCCAAACCCAAAGGCTATTTTAAAATAGATTTGCCCGAAAAAAAATACCGTTTGTTCAATCCTTCGGACTGTCCTTTTCAATTTGAAGTGCCGCATTACAGTAAAGTTGTTCGCGACACTACTTTTTTTAATGAGGCCACTGCCTATCCCTGCTGGATGAATATTGATTTTAAATCTCAGGGCGGGAAAATCCACTTAAGCTACCGGCCAGTGGACAATAGAGATACCCTGCGCAAACTGATCGATGATTCGCACAAACTCACTTTTAAGCACAGCATTAAAGCCGATTATATTGACGAAATGCAAATTCATAACAAAAGGAATAATGTCAGCGGGATTTTGTACCAGGTGGGAGGAAATGCGGCCTCAAATATTCAGTTTTATGTCAGCGATGATAGTGCCCATTTTATAAGGGGTGCTTTGTACTTCCCGGTAGAACCCAATGAAGATTCACTTGCACCTGTCATTGATTTTATCAAAGCCGATATTCTGCATATGCTGGAAAGTATGAAGTGGAAAGAGTGA